In Paludibaculum fermentans, the genomic stretch CGCCATCCCCGCCATGAAAGGCTGGGGCATTCAGCTACTCCCCCTCAAGGACCAGGTCTCCGGGAAACCCAACAAGGCGCTCTTCTCCCTGATGGGCGCGGTCGGGTTCCTGCTGCTCATTGCCTGCCTCAATGTGGCGACCCTGCTCACCGCCCGGGCCGCCGGACAGCGCCGTGAGATCGCCATCCGGGCCGCCCTGGGCGCCGGCCGCGCCCGGCTCATCGCTCACCTTTTGGCCCAATCGCTTCTGTTGGCTCTTCTCGGGGGCCTGGGCGGACTGTTGCTGGCCTACTGGAGCCTCGACGCCATGGTCGCTCTCGCTCACAACGTCCTGCCGCGGCTCAACGAAGCCCGCCTCGACTGGCGCGTCCTCGCCTTCAGCGCCGCGGTCTCCGTCGTCACCGGACTCCTCTTCGGCCTGGCCCCGGCTTTCACCCTGTCGCGCGCCAGCCTGCGCGAATCCATCAGCAGCCGCGGCCGCCGGATTCTCGGCAACGCCCAGATCGCCGCCGAGATCGCCCTCGCCTTCGTGCTGCTCATCGGAGCCGGACTGCTGCTCCGCAGCTTCCAGGCGATCCTGGCCGTAGACCTCGGTTTCCGCACAGAACATGTCCTCTCTGCGAACTTCGCCCTGCCGCCCTCGCACTATTCCAGTCCCAGGCAGTACGCCGGATTCCTCACCGATGTCCTGGAACGCGTCCGCGCGACGCCCGGCGTGCTGGCGGCGACGGTCACCAAAGGCATCCCCATGCGCGGCTCCGCCGGAGGCACGCTTGAGGTGTTTGGACGCACTGAGGAGCCCGGCGAGCGCCTCGACATTGCCATCCGCTGTTCGGATGCCGCCTACCTTTCGACCCTCGGCATCTCCCTGGCGCGCGGACGCAACTTCGCCCCCAACGACACGGAAGGCTCGGCGCCCGTGGTTCTCGTGAACGAGAAACTGTTCCGGCAACTCTTCCCTGGCGAGAATCCTCTTGGGAAGCAGATCCGCGCCGCCAGCAAAGACAACAGCCTGCCGTGGCTGACGATCGTCGGCATCGTGAAGGATACCCGCCACATCGGCCCGCTGCGGGAAGGCATGCTGGAGATGTACGTGCCTTATCAGCAGTTTCGCTCGACCACGATCCAGCCGGGAGCCCTGGTCGTCCGCACGGCCGGCAACCCGGAGCACCTGCTGCCCGCCCTCCAGCGCGCCGTCGCGTCGGTGGACAAGGATCAGCCGCTCGTCGCTGTCAGCCTGCTCGACGAGAATCTCGCCGAGTTCATCGCCCCGCAGCGCTTTGACACCACCCTGATGACCATCTTCGCCGTCATCGGGCTGGCCCTCGCCGCCAGCGGGATCTTCGGGGTGATGTCCTATCGGGTGGCGCAGCGCACCCGCGAGTTTGGAGTGCGGCTGGCGGTTGGCGCCAGCGGGCAGGATCTACTCAGGATGATTCTGGGGGAGGCCCTTGCCACCGCCGTGCTGGGTCTCGCCATCGGGTGGGCGGCCGCCTCGGCCTTGACCCGCTACCTCGCGTCCCTGCTGTTCGGGGTCAAGCCCAGCGATCCGCTCACCCTGATCGCCGTGGCCGCGGTCGCCCTGGCCGCGGTGGTCATGGCGGGCTACTGGCCGGCACGCCGCGCGTCGCGGCTCGATCCCATGGCCGCGCTCCGCACGGACTAGCCTCGGGGCCGCACGTATATCGAGCCAGGTCAAGTGCTTAGGGCGGGGCTGCCCATCGCAAAAGAAAAGATCCCGGGCGGGCGCATTACCCGCTCAGGATCTCTTCTGTGACTGTGCGCCGTGGCGCGGTTTAGAACGGAACGTCGTCGTCCGAGATGCCGCCGAAATCCGGCTCGCTGGCGGGTGCAGCCGCCGGAGCGGTGCGCGGCCTCGGCTGGGAAACCGGTCCGCGTTGCGCCGGAGCGTCGCTCCAGGAATCGCCGCCGCTGGGCCCTTCTCCACGGCCGCCCAGCAGGAAGATCTCTTCCGCCACGACTTCCGTCGAGTACTTCTTGACCCCGTCCTTATCCTCGTAGCTCCGCGTCTGCAGGCGGCCTTCCACGTAGATCTGTTTGCCCTTGGTCAGGTACTGTGCCAAGTTCTCCTGGCGCCACGCCACCACGTTATGCCAGTCGGTCTCGTCTTTCCATTCACCCGTCTGATTGTCTTTCACCCGGCGGTTCGTAGCCAGGGTGAAACGCGACATCGACACTCCACTCGTGGTGAAGCGGGTCTCCGCGTCCTTGCCCAGATGGCCAATCAGAATCACCTTATTTACACTGCGGCTAGCCATACTCACGCAGGGTACCACAACAAAACCGCCTAATCCGCTGTGGCGAAGAGAATTGAGCGGTTGAACTCTGAAGCCAAACGCGTCATCATTCGATCTATATCTTATGGTTCGCGGGACCTGCCGCCCGGGCGTGCCGGTGGTCTTTCGGGCTTAGAATCTAATAGGGGACGGCGGGGCCATGCGCATTACGCAAAGTGGCTGTCGAACACGGCTCGCCCTTGGGGCGATAGGAGTCTTTCTGTGGTTGCCTTCCGGTCTGCACGCGCAGGCAGTGATGAAGGGAGCCAACGGCGGACCAAGCCTGGTCGGCAGCGACATGGCGGTGCTGGAAGCACGCGAGACGCGCAAGGATCTCCCCTGCATCGTGACCCCCGCGAAACCGGTTCTCGGTTTCGACCTGAAGTTCCATTCAGGCTTCGATATCTCCGTTCCACTGAAGGAACTCTCCGGCTCGGAAAACCTGTTAACCATCCTCTTCCGTGTCACGTCCAACGAGAAGAAGGAAGAGCCCGTGTACTTCTCACAGAAGATTCGGGTGCCGTCCGTGGATGCGGACGCCAAAGGGGACGCTTACTTGCAGGGAACCTTCGACATCGGAGAAGGGAAATACCAGGTCGACTGGCTGATGCGCGACCGTTCGGAACGCGTGTGCGCCAGTTTCTGGGAGTCCGAGGCCGCTCTGCCGGTCAAGGACAAGGCCCTCTCCATGAGCATGGCCGCCAATGAGATAGCGGCCAGCGACAAGGAAGAGTTCCTCGATGAACCGCCTGTCGACCGCTCGGGCGCCGAAGCTCTTGTTTCGGTCAAGGTGCTGGTCAACTTTGCGCCCCAGAACTCTACCGCTTCCACGCTCCAGCCGGCCGATACCACTGCTCTGGTATCGATTTTGCGCAGCATCCAGCGCGATCCGCATATCGCCAAGTTTTCGATTGTCGCCTTCAATTTACAGGAACAGCGAGTGCTGTACCGTCAGGACTCGACCGATCACATCGACTTCCCTGCCATCGGCGAGGCGTTGAAAGGTCTGCAACTGGGCCGGGTCAACCTGGCGAAGCTGCAGCAAAAAAACAGCGAAACCGAGTTTCTGGGCGATCTCATCCGGACTGAGTTCAAGAATGAAGGGTCATCCCCGGATGCCCTGATTTTTGCTGGCCCCAAAGTGATGCTGGCCGAAAACGTCCCCGCCGACACCTTGAAAGTCGTGGATCCGGCTTACCCCGTGTTCTACATGAACTACAACCTGTATCCGCATCTGACGCCCTGGCGCGACAGCATCGGCCAGGCCATCAGGTATTTCAAGGGTACGGAATTCACCATCAGCCGTCCGCGCGACCTCTGGTTCGCGGTCACTGAAATGGTGGGGAAGATAGTAAAATTCAAAGCAGGGAAGAGTGCTCATACCGCGTCGTCGTCCAGGGGTCTCAATGAGGCAGCTTTACATTAAATCGTGGAAACGGGTTTGGCCCGTTGTCCTGGCCGCGTTGGCAGTGCAGTCGGCGTTCGCCCTGCAGTTGCCGCCTAAGGCCATGGAGCCCAAGAAGTTGGCTCCGTACGTCACTTCCCCCCAGCCCATCGTCGAAAAGATGCTGGAGCTCGCCCGGCTGAAGAACGGCGAGACCCTCTTCGACCTCGGCTGCGGGGATGGCCGCATTCTCTTCTCCGCCGCCCGCACCTTCGGAGCCAAGGCGGTCGGCGTCGAACTCTCGCCCACGCTCGTGAGAAAGGTCCAGCAGTCCGCTGATTCCCAGGGGCTGCAGGATCAGGTCAAAGTCATCGAGGGTGACATGATGAGCGTCGATGTGGCCTCCGCCAACGTCGTCTCGCTTTACCTCATGACCGATGCCAACGAACAACTGCGCCCCAAGCTCGAAAAGGAGCTCAGGCCCGGGTCCCGAGTCGTTTCCCTGGAGTTCAAAATCAAGGGCTGGAAGCCCTCGAAGGTGGAAAAAGTAGAGGTGCACCGCCACCCCTACACCATCTATCTGTACGACCTCCCACAGAAGTGACCGCCGCTCGCGCTATCCTCCATTCATGAGCTTTCGTTCCGCGCTGCTGCTCCTTCTCGTAGGAGGATTTTCCGGCAGCGCCCTCAGCGGCCAGGCCGCACTCAAGCCCGGCCGCAAGTACACCACGGTGGAGCGCCTCGCTCCTGAGCGTCTGGCTGCCGTCCACGCCGCCCGCACGCAATTCGCCGCGGCTCGCAAGCCCGGCCCGCCCGTCGGTGTCTATCAGGATTTCCCCGCCGTCCTCCACGTCCATGCCGAGGATGCGCCCCACACTCTTGGGAAGCGCGCCGAAGTGCTGGCTGCCGCGAAACAGACCGGCATCCGCGTCGTGATGTTCAGCGACCACAACGGACCCAAACCCGATACCTGGCGCGGCCTCCGCGACGGTGTCCTGTTCCTGGCCGGAGCTGAAAACGGCGGCAAGCACGAACTCGTCTATCCCACGCCCGCTCCCGGAGTCCGGTTCCACTCCCACCCCGAAGGCGAACTCACTGCCTCGCCCGACGGCTGGGACGGCATGGAGATCTACAACCGCCACGCCGACGCCGAGGACGACACCGACTTCATCGCCTACCTGAAAGCAGCCCTCGCCGTGCCCGCCAAGGTGCAGGAACTGTCCGCCCTCTTCCGCCAGTACCCCGACGAGGCCTTCGCCTCCGGCTGCGACTACTGGCCCGAGATCTTCGCCCGCTGGGACAGCATCAGCGCCACCCGCCCCTTCACCGGCATCGCCGCCAACGACGCCCACCAGAATCAAGTATTCGCGGGCGGCAAGCTCGTCCTCGATCCCTACCCCGTCGCCTTCCGCAACACGGTCACTCACATCCTGGCGAGGGAACTCTCCGAAGCGTCCGTGATCGACTCCCTACGCGCCGGCCGCGCCTACGTTTCGCACGACTGGCTCTGCGACCCCGCCGGCTTCTCCTTCACCGCCGCCAACAACCTGGGCCTCTTTGAGATGGGCGACACCGTCCCGCTCGCCAGCACCACCCGCCTCACCGCCCGCTCCCCCATTCCCGCCAACTGGAAGTTCTTCCAGGACGGGAAGGTGGTCTCCGAGCAGCAGGGCACTCAGGTATCATTCACCGTGCCCGGCCGCGGCTCCTACCGCGCCGAAGCCTGGCTGGAGGTCGACGGCGAACAGCGCCCCTGGATCTACACCAATGCGATCCGCGCCGATAAGCCCGACTCCACCAAGATCGGCCTGCCCGGCATGGCCCTCGATGCGGGTGTCATCGTTGAGAAGGACATCCAGTACACTACCGGAGCGCCCGAGGACGCCGCCAAGCTCCAACTCGACATCTATAAGAAGAGCGACCTGCCCGCCAATGCGCCCGTCCTCTTCTTTGTCCACGGCGGCGCCTGGAAATCCGGCGATCGCAAACAGTACCCCTTCTTCGGCAATCTCTTCGCCAAGGCCGGCTACGTCGTCGTCGTCCCCAGCTACCGCCTCTCGCCCAAATACAAGCACCCCACTCACATTGAGGACATTGCCGCCGCCTTCGCCTGGACCGTGAAAAACGTCGCAGCCCATGGTGGCGATCCCGCGAAGATCCTCGCGGCCGGCCACTCCGCCGGCGGCCACCTGGTGGCGCTGCTGGCGACCAACCCCAAATACCTGGCCCCCCACAATCTGGATGCGAAGAGCATCCTCGGCGTGCTCGCCCTCAGCGGTGTCTATGACGTCACCGGCCTGGAAGGCTCCGCCTCGTCCAACGCCTTCGTCGGTGATGCCGAACTTCTGAAAGGCGCTTCCCCGGTCAAACAGATCCAGGCCGGCCTCCCGCCCTTCCTGGTCACCTATTGCCAGTGGGACTACGCCACCTTGCCCCAGCAGGCGATCGAGTTCGACAAAGCCCTGAAATCGGCCGGTCTCCGGTCGCAACTGGTCTATATTCCCGGCGAAAGCCACATTACCGAAATGACAAACATCACCAAACCCACGGATGCTTTGGCGCAAACCATGAAAGAGTTCATGGGAGGCCTGCAATGAGCGCCACGGCCGAGTTTGACGTAGTCGGCGTCGGCCTCAACGCCACCGACACCATGCTCGTCATCCCGCACTTCCCCTCCTACGGCGGCAAAGTGCCCTTCCTCACTGAGGTGCTCAGCCCCGGCGGCCAGGTGGCCAGCGCAATGGTGTGCTGCTCCGCGCTGGGTCTCCGCACCAAATACATCGGCACCATCGGCGATGATCAGCGCGGCGACATCCAGTGGCAGAGCCTCCAGGGCTCCGGCGTCAACCTGGACCACGTCCAGCGCCGCACCAACTGCCCAAACCAGTCCGCTTACATCCTCATCGATCAGACCACCGGAGAGCGCACCGTCTTCTGGAGCCGCTCCGACTGTCTCAAGATCGATCCCGAGGAGATCACCCCGGAGCAGATCACCTGCGCCCGCCTGCTCCACATCGACGGACACGATACCCCCGCCGTCGCCCACGCTGCCCGCATCGCGCGCCAGCACGGCATCCCCGTCACAGTCGACGTCGACACCATCTACAAGGGCTTCGAACACGTCCTGCCCAACGTCGACTACCTCATCACCTCCAGCGAATTCCCGGAACGCTGGACCGGCGAAGCCGACCCCATGAAGGCCCTCATCCTGCTGCAGGACACTTACGGCATGAAGGTCGCCGCCATGACGCTCGGAGCCCACGGAGCCCTGGCCCGCGTCGGCGGCCGCTTCGTCTACTCCCCCGCCTTCGTGGTGAACTGCCTCGACACCACCGGCGCCGGGGACGTCTTCCACGGAGCCTTCTGCTACTCTGTGGTGAAAGGCTTCGAAATTGGCGAAGCCCTCGAATTTGCCAACGCAATGGCTGCTTTGAACTGTACCGCCATGGGCGCTCGCGGCGGCATCTCGCCGGAATCCGAGGCCCGCGCCCTCATCGCCCGCGGAGAGCGCCGCACCAAGTCCGAGTTCAAAGCCTACCGGACCTGAGCGCATGATCCCGATTCACGATTCGCAGCGCAGTTTCTCGAAGCCGGTGATGACCACCCTCATCATCGGCCTCAACGCGCTCGCGTTTCTGTTCGAGCTCTCCTTCGACCCGTTCACCCGCAACGACCTCATTGCCGCCTTCGGCTTCGTCCCGGAGCACTTCCACTGGTTCACCCTCTTCACGTCCATGTTCCTGCACAGCGGCTGGATGCACCTGCTGGGCAACATGCTCTTCCTCTGGGTCTTTGGCGACAACATCGAGGACATCCTCGGCCGCGGCAATTTTCTCGTCTTCTACCTGCTCTGCGGCGTTGCCGCCGCCATGGGCCAGTACCTCATCAATCCCGATTCGCGCGTGCCCATGATCGGGGCCAGCGGCGCCATAGCCGGCATCATGGGCGCCTATATGATGAAGTTCCCTCACGCCCGCATCACCATGGTGGGCTGGTTCATCATCATCTTCTCCTTTGATCTGCCTGCCTACGCCGTGCTGCTCTATTGGTTTGCCCTCCAGTTCTTCAGCGGCTTCGGCTCCATCTCCGATATCCAGTCGCGCAGCGGCGGCACCGCCTTCTTCGCCCACATCGGCGGCTTCATCGCGGGCATGGCCCTCATCCACCTCTTCAAAACACGCGACCTCTACCGCCAGCGTCGCGACCTGCTCTGGTAAATGTTTTATCCACCCTTACTCGACCTTGACGACGCGCCCGCCCTCGACGTGCTGGCCCTCGCCGCCCATCCCGATGACATCGAACAGACCTGCGGCGGCGCCCTGCTCAAAATGGCCGAGATGGGCTACGTCACCGGAGCCCTCGACCTCACCGCCGGCGACATGGGCACCCGCGGTACGCCCGAACTCCGCATGGAAGAGGCCCGCAAAGCCGCAACCATCCTGCGCCTCGGCTTCCGCGAAAACCTCCAGATGCCCGACGCCCGCCTCGAGAACAGCATCCCCCTGCGCATGACCCTCATGGGCGTCATCCGCCGCCTCAAACCCAAGGTGCTCATCCTCCCTTATTGGGAAGCCCGCCACCCCGATCACTACGTCGCCTCCATCCTCGGCTTCGAGGCCGCCTTCCTCTCCGGCATCCGCAAAATGGACGACCTCGCCGAACCGCACCGCCCCTTCAAAGTCGTCTACGCCTCCAGCTACGCCACCGTGAATCCGTCCTTCGTCGTGGACATCACGCCCTACTTCGAGCGCCGCATGGAATCCCTCTTCGCCTACGAATCCCAGTACGGCGAAACCGCCGAAGGCGCCGGCCTCTTCCCCAAAAAGGCCGAGATTCACGACCGCCTGCGGTCCATCGCCCGCTACTACGGCAACCTGATCGGCGCCAAATACGGCGAGCCCTATGTCGTCAAGGAAACCATGAAGGTGGATGACATGGTCACCATGGGCGTACGATCGTTCTGATCACTTTCAGGAGCGCGTGTCCATGCCATCCCGGCGAGAATTTCTATCGGCGGCCTTAGCCGCCCAGGTACCCATCCGCAAGGTGCCCGACCCCGTCATCCAGATCAAAGGCGAAAAGTTCCACTTCAACGACCAGCCCACCTACGCCGGCTGCGTCTGGAAGGGCCACCCCATTGAGGGCCTGTTGCTGAACTCGCGCATGGTCCAGGGCATCTACGACGACGAGAACCCGCAAACCGTCGCCCGTTGGGCTTACCCCGACACCGGCAAGTGGGACCCCAACCGCAACACCCAGGAGTTCCTCGACAGCCTGTCGTCCTGGCGCAAACACGGTCTGCGCGCCATCACCCTCAACCTCCAGGGCGGCAGTCCCCAGGGCTACTCCAAGGAACAGCCGTGGCGCAACAGCGCCATCGCCCTCGACGGCTCCCTCAAGCCTGCCTACATGAAGCGGCTGCAGCTCATCCTCGACAAGGCCAAGCTCTGGCACATGGGTGTGATCCTCGGCATCTTCTACTTCGGCCAGGACGAATACCTCGCCAACGACGATGCCGTCCGCAAGGCCGTCCGCGAAACGCTGCTCTTCCTCCAGAACGGCCGCCACTGGCACGTCATGGTCGAGATTGCCAACGAGTGCGACGGCAAAGGCTACCAGCAGCCGCTCATCCAGGCTCCGCGCATCCACGAACTCATCGCCCTCGCCAAATCGATCAACACCGGCGGCCAGCGCAACTACGTCAGCGCCAGCTTCAACGGCGGCGCCATCCCCCATGCCAACGTCGTCAGGGAGTCCGACTTCCTCCTCCTGCACGGCAACGGCGTCAGCGATCCCAAACGCATTACGCAGATGGTGGAGCAGACCCGCCAGGTGGACGGCTATCGTCCCATGCCCATCCTCTTCAATGAGGACGACCACTTCGACTTCGACAAAGCCGAGAACAACTTCGCCGCCGCGGTCGCCGCCGGAGCCTCGTGGGGCTACTTCGACCCTGGCGAAAGCAACTACAAGGACGGCTTCCAGTGCCCGCCCGTGAACTGGGGCATCAACACCGACCGCAAGAAGGCCTTCTTCCAACTCGTGGCCGAAATGACCGGGTCGCGGGTCTGAGCTGGTACCCGGGCCCGTCCCTGGCGCATCATAAAAGAGAATGCCCCAAGGAACCATCGTCCGTGCCGCTGCCGGCCAGGCCCAGTTCTCACCGGAAAAAATGGGCAAGGTCTCGCTGGCTGCGGCCGACCACTTGTACGCCGGGCTGAACTGCCTGCTCCCCGGCCAGCAGCACCAGGCCCACACCCACGCCGACCAGGACAAGATGTACGTGGTCCTTGACGGCGCTGGGGAAGTTCAACTCGGCGAAGAACTTTCGGCCGTCGCCGCGGGCGACCTCATCCTCGCGCCCGCCGGTGTGCTCCACGGAATCCGCAACACCGGCGTCGACCCGCTTGTCGTCCTGGTCGTCTTCAGCCCGCCGCCCACCCGCAAATGATGCGCCTGGCCCTGCTCCTGCTGCTCGCCGCCGCGGCTTTCGGCCAGGATGCCGATGTCCAGACCCCGGCCACCAAAGCCCTCGCGGCCGAGCTCACGCGCATCGAGCAGGAGTCCGGCGGCCAACTCGGACTCGCCGCCATCTGCCCCGAAACGAACCTGCGCATCGGCTGGCGCGCTACGGACCGCTTCCCCCTGGCCGAGCTCTACCACCTGCCCGTCGCCCTGCGCGTCATTGGCCTGATGGAGGCCGGGCTCCTCCCCTTCCGCAAAATGGTCAAGGTGGAACCCGAGAATTACGTCCCCGGCCACAGCCCCATCCGCGAACGTTATCCCGAAGGCGCCGTTCTCACTATTGGCCAGCTCCTGCGCTATGCCATTGCGGAAAACGACGCCACCGCCGCGGCCTTCCTGCTCTCTCTCTCAGGCGGAACACCGCCCCTCAAAACCACCCTGGAACGTCTGGTGAAAGACGGCATCCGCATCGATCGCACCGCCAAGGAAACCCGTGACGATTTCGACAAACGCGGACCCGTGGCGTTGGCCATGGATCCGCGCGACTCCGCCACGCCGGAGGCCTACACAGCGCTGCTCACCATGGTGCACCGCCGCCAGCTTCTCAAACCGAAGCCGTCCGAGCTCCTGCTCACCTGGATGACGGAGGCCAGCCAGTGTCCAAACCGCCTCAAGGCCCTGCTCCCCGCGGACGTGCAGGTGTGGCACCTCCCCGGCACCGGAGGCACGAAGGACAAACTGAATCTCTGCACCAGCGACGCCGGCGGCATCGTCCTGCCCGGAGACCAGGGCCACATCCTGCTCAGCGTCTTCCTGAAGCTCTCGCCGCAGGACGAAGCCGCTCGCGAAAAGACCCTGGCTGAGGCCGCCCGGGCCGTCTATCGTTTCTTCACCACCCCGCAGTAGCGCCAACCCCGGCCGCAACCCGAACTGCCCCTCCAGCCCCCTGTGCGGCGGACCTCAATCCTCTTAGAGCTTCCGCCCCACCTCATCGCCCTGCCGCCAAAGTCGCGCGCCCTGGCCTCGGATTCATGGCGAGCTGCGTCCCGAGAAATCAGGAAGCCATTTGTGAGAAGTCGCAAATCATGAAAACTCATGCTTTGCTCTCAATGAGTAGGTGATTGTTTTCAGAGGTTTACGGCGACACTGCCGTGGCCCCCAGCTTGCACTCTATGAGGTGTCACGACGATGACACCAAGGAAACGGAGCTTACACAGACCATGCAGCGGATCACAGCAATCAATCACGCCGATGCCACGGGCAAGGCGAAACAACTTCTCGATGGCGTCCAGGCCAAATTGGGCATTACACCCAATCTGATGAAGACGCTCGCCACGTCGCCCTCCGCCCTCGAAGGCTACCTGCACTTCGGGGCTGCGCTCGCCACCGGCGTCCTGAATGCGAAGTTCCGCGAGCAGATCGCCATTGCCGTCGCCCAGGCGAACTCCTGCGAGTACTGCCTTTCGGCGCACTCCGCCATCGGCGGGATGGTCGGCTTGACTCCGGAAGAGATTGCGGCCAGCCGCGACGCGCATGCCGCCGACGCCAGGCGCGACGCCGGACTACGGTTCGCCCAGGCCATCGTCGTGCAGCGCGGCGAAGTGTCGGACGCCGCACTTGCCAGTGTCCGGCAGGCCGGCTACACCGACGCCGAGATCACGGAAGTGGTCGCCAACGTCGCCATCAACATCTTCACCAACTACTTCAATCATGTAGCCCGCACGGAAGTGGATTTCCCGCTCGTGCCCGTAGCCATGGCCGGCCACCAGTCCGCCTAGCGGAATGCCCCAGGAGACAACACGATGAACACCAGGATTCTGACCTCGATTCTCGGCGGCCTCGCCCTCCTCGCCTCCGCCTCGGCGGGCGTCCCCACCAGCTATAAGACGGCCAAAGTGGATGGACTCACCATCGCTTACCGCGAGGCCGGTGATCCGGACAGCCCCAAATTGGTCCTGCTGCACGGCTTTCCCGCCTCGTCGCATCAGTACCGTGACCTGATCCCCGCGCTGGCGGCTCGCTTCCACGTCATAGCGCCCGACTATCCAGGTTTTGGCAACAGCGATATGCCGGATCCCGCGGTCTATGCGTACTCGTTCGACAAGCTGTCCGAAGTGGTGGAAATGTTTCTCAAGGACCGCGGCTTCGATCACTACGGGCTCTTCGTGCAGGACTACGGCGGACCGGTCGGGTTCCGCATCGTGACGCGCCACCCGGAAGCTCTCGACTGGCTGATCATCCAGA encodes the following:
- a CDS encoding ABC transporter permease, with protein sequence MHLNDWTYALRALRRNPRFTLAAILTLTLGIGANTAIFSFINTVYLRPLPYPQPDRLMTISETAPQGKSKNPVTSASPAAYLGWRANSSLFDAVGAWGWDVVTLTGGPWPERVQVQRIGGGYLNALGIQPMLGRAFLPEEEQGGSCPVLVSSRFWRNWLGGDPAVIGKSVFSDGQPCRVVGVMPDGFLPPVSVSDRVDVWMPLRLDAARATSRTEHSLMVIARLAPGRTPGAAQQVLDAEARQTADAIPAMKGWGIQLLPLKDQVSGKPNKALFSLMGAVGFLLLIACLNVATLLTARAAGQRREIAIRAALGAGRARLIAHLLAQSLLLALLGGLGGLLLAYWSLDAMVALAHNVLPRLNEARLDWRVLAFSAAVSVVTGLLFGLAPAFTLSRASLRESISSRGRRILGNAQIAAEIALAFVLLIGAGLLLRSFQAILAVDLGFRTEHVLSANFALPPSHYSSPRQYAGFLTDVLERVRATPGVLAATVTKGIPMRGSAGGTLEVFGRTEEPGERLDIAIRCSDAAYLSTLGISLARGRNFAPNDTEGSAPVVLVNEKLFRQLFPGENPLGKQIRAASKDNSLPWLTIVGIVKDTRHIGPLREGMLEMYVPYQQFRSTTIQPGALVVRTAGNPEHLLPALQRAVASVDKDQPLVAVSLLDENLAEFIAPQRFDTTLMTIFAVIGLALAASGIFGVMSYRVAQRTREFGVRLAVGASGQDLLRMILGEALATAVLGLAIGWAAASALTRYLASLLFGVKPSDPLTLIAVAAVALAAVVMAGYWPARRASRLDPMAALRTD
- a CDS encoding single-stranded DNA-binding protein — encoded protein: MASRSVNKVILIGHLGKDAETRFTTSGVSMSRFTLATNRRVKDNQTGEWKDETDWHNVVAWRQENLAQYLTKGKQIYVEGRLQTRSYEDKDGVKKYSTEVVAEEIFLLGGRGEGPSGGDSWSDAPAQRGPVSQPRPRTAPAAAPASEPDFGGISDDDVPF
- a CDS encoding acetyltransferase, with product MAVLEARETRKDLPCIVTPAKPVLGFDLKFHSGFDISVPLKELSGSENLLTILFRVTSNEKKEEPVYFSQKIRVPSVDADAKGDAYLQGTFDIGEGKYQVDWLMRDRSERVCASFWESEAALPVKDKALSMSMAANEIAASDKEEFLDEPPVDRSGAEALVSVKVLVNFAPQNSTASTLQPADTTALVSILRSIQRDPHIAKFSIVAFNLQEQRVLYRQDSTDHIDFPAIGEALKGLQLGRVNLAKLQQKNSETEFLGDLIRTEFKNEGSSPDALIFAGPKVMLAENVPADTLKVVDPAYPVFYMNYNLYPHLTPWRDSIGQAIRYFKGTEFTISRPRDLWFAVTEMVGKIVKFKAGKSAHTASSSRGLNEAALH
- a CDS encoding class I SAM-dependent methyltransferase; protein product: MRQLYIKSWKRVWPVVLAALAVQSAFALQLPPKAMEPKKLAPYVTSPQPIVEKMLELARLKNGETLFDLGCGDGRILFSAARTFGAKAVGVELSPTLVRKVQQSADSQGLQDQVKVIEGDMMSVDVASANVVSLYLMTDANEQLRPKLEKELRPGSRVVSLEFKIKGWKPSKVEKVEVHRHPYTIYLYDLPQK
- a CDS encoding alpha/beta hydrolase fold domain-containing protein, which encodes MSFRSALLLLLVGGFSGSALSGQAALKPGRKYTTVERLAPERLAAVHAARTQFAAARKPGPPVGVYQDFPAVLHVHAEDAPHTLGKRAEVLAAAKQTGIRVVMFSDHNGPKPDTWRGLRDGVLFLAGAENGGKHELVYPTPAPGVRFHSHPEGELTASPDGWDGMEIYNRHADAEDDTDFIAYLKAALAVPAKVQELSALFRQYPDEAFASGCDYWPEIFARWDSISATRPFTGIAANDAHQNQVFAGGKLVLDPYPVAFRNTVTHILARELSEASVIDSLRAGRAYVSHDWLCDPAGFSFTAANNLGLFEMGDTVPLASTTRLTARSPIPANWKFFQDGKVVSEQQGTQVSFTVPGRGSYRAEAWLEVDGEQRPWIYTNAIRADKPDSTKIGLPGMALDAGVIVEKDIQYTTGAPEDAAKLQLDIYKKSDLPANAPVLFFVHGGAWKSGDRKQYPFFGNLFAKAGYVVVVPSYRLSPKYKHPTHIEDIAAAFAWTVKNVAAHGGDPAKILAAGHSAGGHLVALLATNPKYLAPHNLDAKSILGVLALSGVYDVTGLEGSASSNAFVGDAELLKGASPVKQIQAGLPPFLVTYCQWDYATLPQQAIEFDKALKSAGLRSQLVYIPGESHITEMTNITKPTDALAQTMKEFMGGLQ
- a CDS encoding carbohydrate kinase family protein, whose product is MSATAEFDVVGVGLNATDTMLVIPHFPSYGGKVPFLTEVLSPGGQVASAMVCCSALGLRTKYIGTIGDDQRGDIQWQSLQGSGVNLDHVQRRTNCPNQSAYILIDQTTGERTVFWSRSDCLKIDPEEITPEQITCARLLHIDGHDTPAVAHAARIARQHGIPVTVDVDTIYKGFEHVLPNVDYLITSSEFPERWTGEADPMKALILLQDTYGMKVAAMTLGAHGALARVGGRFVYSPAFVVNCLDTTGAGDVFHGAFCYSVVKGFEIGEALEFANAMAALNCTAMGARGGISPESEARALIARGERRTKSEFKAYRT
- a CDS encoding rhomboid family intramembrane serine protease, with protein sequence MIPIHDSQRSFSKPVMTTLIIGLNALAFLFELSFDPFTRNDLIAAFGFVPEHFHWFTLFTSMFLHSGWMHLLGNMLFLWVFGDNIEDILGRGNFLVFYLLCGVAAAMGQYLINPDSRVPMIGASGAIAGIMGAYMMKFPHARITMVGWFIIIFSFDLPAYAVLLYWFALQFFSGFGSISDIQSRSGGTAFFAHIGGFIAGMALIHLFKTRDLYRQRRDLLW
- the bshB1 gene encoding bacillithiol biosynthesis deacetylase BshB1; translation: MFYPPLLDLDDAPALDVLALAAHPDDIEQTCGGALLKMAEMGYVTGALDLTAGDMGTRGTPELRMEEARKAATILRLGFRENLQMPDARLENSIPLRMTLMGVIRRLKPKVLILPYWEARHPDHYVASILGFEAAFLSGIRKMDDLAEPHRPFKVVYASSYATVNPSFVVDITPYFERRMESLFAYESQYGETAEGAGLFPKKAEIHDRLRSIARYYGNLIGAKYGEPYVVKETMKVDDMVTMGVRSF
- a CDS encoding dimethylsulfonioproprionate lyase family protein, with product MPQGTIVRAAAGQAQFSPEKMGKVSLAAADHLYAGLNCLLPGQQHQAHTHADQDKMYVVLDGAGEVQLGEELSAVAAGDLILAPAGVLHGIRNTGVDPLVVLVVFSPPPTRK